One genomic window of Meles meles chromosome 15, mMelMel3.1 paternal haplotype, whole genome shotgun sequence includes the following:
- the POLE4 gene encoding DNA polymerase epsilon subunit 4: MAAAAGSGTPREEEGPSGEAAAMQPQAPTSAPGARLSRLPLARVKALVKADPDVTLAGQEAIFILARAAELFVETIAKDAYCCAQQGKRKTLQRRDLDNAIEAVDEFAFLEGTLD; the protein is encoded by the exons ATGGCGGCGGCGGCTGGGAGCGGGACGCCCCGGGAGGAGGAGGGGCCCAGCGGGGAGGCGGCTGCTATGCAGCCCCAAGCCCCGACGAGCGCGCCCGGGGCTCGTCTCTCCAGGCTGCCTTTAGCGCGAGTGAAGGCTTTGGTGAAGGCCGACCCCGACGTAACCCTCGCGGGACAGGAAGCCATCTTCATTCTGGCACGAGCCGCG GAACTGTTTGTGGAGACCATTGCAAAAGATGCCTACTGCTGTGCTCaacaaggaaagaggaaaaccCTCCAGAGGAGAGATTTGG ATAATGCAATAGAAGCTGTGGATGAATTTGCTTTTTTGGAAG gaactTTGGATTGA